In the genome of Natronomonas salina, the window AGGGCGTCGCTCGGCGCGTTCGCCAGGACGGTCGTCAGCCGCGGCACCAGCGTGTCGAGGTCGACGTTCCGCCCCATCGGCTCCTCGAACCGGAACCCGACGTTGAAGATCGGCGGCGCGCCGCCGCGCTGCGCGTTGCCGCCGGGGCGCTCGTCGTCGGCGTCGGGCGCCACTTGCTGGAACGCGTCGTTGTCGTCGTCCCAGAGGCCGACGACGCAGTAGTGCCGCCAGGTCTCTTCGCCGGGGTCGAGGGGGGCTTCGAGTTCGATCTGGTTACGTTCGACGTCGACGGAGACGCGGTCTGAGTCGAGGGGTTCGCCGTCGAGTTCGGCACCTGTGCCCCACGTCACCAGTCGGTGGTCGACGGGCGCGCCCAGGTCGCCGAGGCCGTAGCCCCAGTCCGTTCGGCGGTCGTCGGTCTGGCGGCCGGTGTCGCTCTGACGGTCGGTGTCCCTCTGTCGGTCGTCGTCGGTCTCGTCGGCGGTCCCGCACTGCGTGTCGATACCGACGGCGACGGCTGCGGCGTCGGGTTCGAGCATCGTGTTGAGGGTGATGCGGTAGGCGACGCCGTCGTCGGTGGAGCGGGCGCGGAACTCCAGGAGGTCCGCGCCGTTGTAGGCGTAGGTGTCGGGGTCGCTCGGGTAGCGGTAGTCGCCGGTCGGCCGGGAGTAGAAGCCGCCCAGGTGGTCGCCGTCCGGCGGCTGTTCGAGCACCGAGCGGGTGTCGGCGCCGTGGTCGTCGTAGACGTAGTCCTGGTAGAGGTACTCGCCGTCGACGTAGGCGTCACAGCCCGCGAACAGAAGCGGGTCTGCCTCCCATCCCGGTCCGTTCTCCAGTTGTGGCGGCGTCGGGTTCGCTCCGTACAGCGCGTCGGGGCCGGCCTGCGGCGTCTCCCGCGCCGGGGGGTCCGTCCCGCCGCTCGACTCTTCGGACATAGTGGCCCGTTACGTTCGTCCGCGATAGGGATTCCCCCTAGTATCACCCCGACTTTTTATCCGCATGCGGGGCGGTGTCGCTCCCCGTGTTCCCGTGTTACGTGGCCCTTGGATGGCGATTCCGAGTAACGCGGTGTGACGGCCGTCTGACGCGGTTATTTGGGACTTCGTGGCGTACTAGAGCCATGGCATCGGCTTCATCCGAACCGGTGGGGAGCGAGGTCCGGGCGGACGGCGATCGGGCCGCCGAACTCGAGGCCGAACTGGCCCGGGAGCGCCGCCGCCGCGAGGCCGCAGAGGAGTGGGCCGAGTTCCTGGAGCGGGAACTCGAAGCGCGCGAGCAGCAACTCGACGGCGTCATCGACCAGTACGAGACCCAGCTCGAGGGCGTCCAGCGGGACGCCGAGGGGGGATCTGGCAGGCTGTGGGCGCGGCTGGCCGGCTGGCTCCGCGGTCGCTGAGTCCGTCGAAACGACTCGAGAAAGTTAGTCTACTCCCCGCCGGTCTCCGTTTTCTACCCGCTCTACACGCCGTTGAGGCTGATGTAGCGCGTCTCGATGATGCGGTCGTCGGTCTCTAACTCCTCGCGTGCCTCGTCGGGGACCTCCTCGTCGACGTTGTAGACGGTGAGCGCCTCGCCGCCGATGATCTCGCGGGCGTTGAACATGGCCGCGATGTTGACGCCGTACTTCCCCATGACCGTCCCGATGTGGCCGATGACGCCCGGCTCGTCGGTGTTGCGCGTGACCATCATCTTGCCGCCGGGGATGGCGTCGACGCGGTAGCCGTCGACCCGGACGATGCGGGCGTCGTCGCCGGCGAACAGCGTCCCGTCGACGGAGATCTCCTCCTCGCCGTCGCTGACGGTGACGGTGACGAGGCTCTGGAAGTCCTCGGCCTGCTGGCGCTTGGTCTCGCTGACCTCGATGCCGCGCTCCTCGGCCATCGCCGGGGCGTTGACGGCGTTGACCTGCAGCTCCAGCGGCGCGAAGACGCCCTTCAGCGCGGAGGCGGTGACGAGCTCGACGTCCTCGCCGGCGATGTCGCCCTCGTAGCGCACCTCGACGCTCTCGACGCGGCTGTCGAGCAGCTGGACGGCGATCTTGCCGGCGGTGTCCGCCAGGTGGATGTACGGCTCGACGCGCGGGAACGCCGACTGGTCGATGGAGGGGGCGTTCAGGGCGTTGGCGACGGGCTCGTCGGCGAAGGCGGCGGCGACCTGCTCGGCGGTCGAGACGGCGACGTTCTCCTGGGCGGCTTCCGTCGAGGCGCCGAGGTGCGGCGTGACGATGACGTCCTCGGCGTCGAGCAGCGGGCTGTCCTCGGCGAGGGGTTCCTCGGCGAAGACGTCCAGCGCCGCCCCGGCGAGGACGCCGTCCTCGACGGCCTCGGCGAGGGCGACCTCGTCGACGATGCCGCCGCGGGCGCAGTTGACGAGGTAGCCGCCCTCCATCTGGGCGAGCTCCTCCTCGCCGATCATGTTCTCGGTCTCGGAGGTCAGCGGCGTGTGGATGGTGAGGACGTCGGCGCGCTCGAGGACGGCGTCGAGTTCGGCGAGTTCGGCGCCGAGCTGCTCGGCGCGCTCCTCGGAGATGTAGGGGTCGAAGGCGACCAGGTCCATACCCAGCGAGTCGAGCTTCTTGGCGACCTCCTGGCCGACGCGGCCGAGGCCGACGATGCCGAGGGTCTTGCCGTTGAGTTCGGTGCCGAGGAAGGCGCCCTTCGCCCACTCGCCGGTCTTCAGCCGGGCGTGGGCCTGCGGGATGGAGCGGGCGGTCGCGAACGTCATCGCGACGGTGTGCTCGGCGGCGGCGCGGACGTTCCCCTCGGGGGCGTTGGCGACGATGACGCCGTGGTCGGTGGCGGCGTCGATGTCGATGTTGTCGACGCCGATGCCGGCGCGACCGACGATGACGAGCTCCTCGGCGGCCTCGAACACCTCGCGGCTGACGTCGGTGCCGGAGCGGACGATGAGCGCGTTGGCGTCGGCGACGGCCGCCAGCAGCTCGTCGCCCTCGGCGTCGTAGTCCGTGACGACCTCGTGGCCGGCGTCGCGCAACACGTCCATGCCGGCGTCGGCGATGGGGTCCGTGACGAGTACCTTCATGGCCGTATCGTCCCCGGCGTCAGGGATAACGCTTTCCTCATCGCCCCGTTCTGCCGGAGACGTAACGGGAGATGTGGACACGATCGTGCCCATTCCCACGGCGCGGAATCTACGGATGGGCACGTGGGTGCCATCTCGGCACCGTGCCACGATACCGGACCGTTCGCGGCCAACCGACCGACTGCAGGCCCCCGCTGCTCCCGATACTCGACGCTGTGGCCTCTCATCTGGGGCGATGACTATTTACGGAATCCGGGTGCATGGTCGCTGACTCTCGCCTTCGCCCCGCATGAAGCTGGACTCCTTCGCTCGAGCCCTCGTCTACGAGCACCGTCGGAAGGTCATCGCCGTCACCCTAGCGACGGTGTTCGTCCTCAGTCTGGGGCTCCCGGGCGTCGTCATCGACACCACCCTCGAGGAGTTCCGCGGCGGCACCGAGGAGCACGCCGCCGACGCGTACGTCGACCGGCACCTCAGCGGGCAGGCCCCGAACTCGACGGCCGCCCTCGTCGTCGTCCGCGACGACGAGAACGTCCTGACGACCGACCGGTACCGCCAGCAGCTACGGGCCCAGCAGCGGTTGCGGAACGACCCCGTCGTCGGCCCGACGCTCGTCGAAGAGCAGCAACCGCTCGGCCTCGCGAACGTTGTCGCCATCGTCGCCATCCGGTCGGACGAGGGACAGGACGTCCGGGAGATCACCGTCGAGCCGCGGCCGTCCCTCGAGGCGCAGATCGCGGCCATGGAGGACCTCTCGGCCGCCGAGCGCCGGCTCTACACCGCCTGGGCGGTCGGCATCGTGATGGACGGCGTCGACCACACCTGGCCGGAGGGCGGCCCCTTCGCGACGGTGCCGACGAGCTACGAGGGCAACGGCAAGTACGCCGAGTCGACCGCGATCCTCGTCTCCCAGCGCGACGACGTCCCCGCCGAGGACCTCGCGGCGGCCCAGACCCGGATGGCCGATATCGTCGACGAGGAGGTCGAGGGGGAGGCGATGGTGATCGGCGACGGCGTGATCGACGACGAACTCCGCCGGTCGTCGTTCGACAGCCTCGGCATCGTCGGCCCCCTGGCGTTCCTGTTCATCCTGCTCGTGCTGCTGTACGCCTACCGCGACGTCTACGACGTGGCGCTGGGGCTGCTCGGCGTCGGCCTCGTCCTCGTCTGGACGTTCGGGTTCATGGGGTGGGCCGGCATCACGTTCAACCAGCTGTTCGTCGCCGTCCCGGTGCTGCTGATGGGGCTGTCCATCGACTACGCCATCCACGTCTTCATGCGGTACCGCGAGGAGCGGCCGCCGGGAGGGGCTTCGGATGCACGGCCCGGCGCCGGGGACGGCGGCTTCGAGTTCGGAGACGGGGACGACGCCGGTCGACCGCCGTCGGTCCGGAAGGCGATGGGGACGGCGCTGGCGGGCGTCACCGTCGCGCTCGCGCTCGTCACGGCCACGACGGCGACGGGCTTCCTCTCGAACGTCGTCAGCGAGGTCCAGCCCATCAGGCAGTTCGGCGTCGTCAGCGCGGTCGGCATCCTCGGCGCGTTCGTCGTCTTCGCGCTGCTGATCCCGGCGCTGAAGGTCGAACTCGACCGGTGGCTCGAGGCCCGCGGCCACGACCGCCGGCAGACGGCCTTCGGCACGGAGGGCGGCCGGCTCTCCGCGGCCCTGGCCGTGCCCATCGCGGCGGCCCGGCTCTCGCCGAAGGGCGTCCTCGCGGCCGCGCTGGTCGTCACGCTGGTGGCCGGCGCCGGCGCCGCGACGGTCGACACCACCTTCGAGCAGGAGGACCTGCTCGTCGAGGAGGTCCCCGACTGGATGGAGGGGCTGGGGCCGCTCGCCCCCGGCGAGTACACCGCCCAGGAGAACATCGCGTTCGTCGACGGCGCGACGTACATCTACGACGGCACGTCCACGCAGATCCTCGTCAGGGGCGACGTGACGGCGAACGACACACTCGAGCGCGTCCAGAATGCCTCCGACGCGGCCAACGGGACGGACGTCGTCCTCGTCATGCCCGACGACACCTACGGGACGCAGAGCCCGGTCCGCATGATGGGCGAACTCGCCGACGACAACGAGAGCTTCGCCGAGACGTTCGAGGCCGCCGACACCGACGGCGACGGCGTCCCCGACCGGAACCTCGAGGCCGTCTACGACGCCTTCTACGCGGCGGCGCCGGACGGCGCCGGGAACTGGGTCCACCGCGAGGACGGCGAGTACGTCGCCCTCCGGATCGTCGTCCCGGTCGACGGCACGGCCGGCGAGCCGGCCATCGCCGAGCAGGTCCGGTCGGCCGCCGAGCCCGTCGACGGCGACGGCCTGGATGCCACCGCCACCGGCCAGCCGATCATGAACCAGGCCGTCGCGGAGAACCTCCTGTCGACGGTCCTCTACAGCCTCGCCATCACGCTCGCGGTCGTCCTCGCGGTCCTGATGGCGGTCTACCGGCGCGTCGAGGGGTACGCGAGCCTCGGGGCGGTGACGCTGGTCCCCATCGCCCTCGCCGTCGTCTGGATCACCGGGTCGATGGCCGCCCTCGGCATCCCGTTCAACGTGATGACCGCGCTCATCACCAGCTTCACCATCGGCCTCGGCATCGACTACTGCATCCACGTCTCCGAGCGGTACGTCTACGAACTGAACCGCGAGGTCGGGCGGGACGAGGCCCTCGAGAACGCCGTCCTCGGCACCGGCGGCGCGCTGCTGGGGTCGACGGCCTCGACCGCCGGCGGCATCGCCATCCTCGGGTTCGCGCTGCTCGTCCCGCTCCAGCAGTTCGGCGTCATCACCGCGCTCACCATCGTCTACGCCTTCGTCGGGAGCGTCGTCGTCCTGCCGAGCCTGCTCGCGCTGTGGACCGAGTGGGCCGACGCCGACCCCGCGGCCGTCCCGGAACACGTGCAGCGACGAGGGCAGCGCCGCCAGCAGCACAGCGGGGAGTGACCCACACCCGCCGTCTCGCGACGGCTACAGCCGCTCGACGAAGGTGTCGAACGCTCCCGAATCGGCGTGGACGTGCGCGTAGGTCCCCAGAGTCCGGTACTCGGCGAGGCCGTCCTTCCCGTCGGCGATGCCGTCGCCCCCCTCGACGTCGAAGGCGAAGCTGGCGTCGGGGGCGACGTCCGCGGACGAGTAGTGGAACTCGTGGCCGCGGACGCTCGCCCCGGCGTCGGCGGTCAGCGCGTCGTCGCGGGCGACGAGTTCGACGTGGTCGAGGGCCTGGTAGCGCTCCCGCATCTTGACGTCGGCGGGGAGGACGCCGGCCATCTCGTGGGTCGCCCCCTCCGCGTCGGTGAGCGTCTCGCAGAGCGCCATGAAACCGCCGCACTCGCCCAGGACGGGCAGTCCCTCGGCGGCGCGGTCGCCCAGTTCGTCGAGCGTCCCGCCGGCTTCGAGTTCGGCGCCGTGGAGTTCGGGGTAGCCGCCGGGGAGGTAGACGCCGTCGCAGTCGGGGACCGGGTCGCCGGCGACCGGCGAGAAGGTCGTCACCTCGGCCCGTTCCCGGAGGCGCTCGCGGGTGGCGGGGTACGAGAAGCAGAACGCCGCGTCGTCGGCGACGGCGACGGTCGTGTCCGTCAGCGGTCGCGAGGGCTCGGGCTCCGGTCGGAGCGGTTCGCGGGCCAGGTCCAGCAGCCGGTCGACGTCGACGTGCTCGCTGGCGTCCTCGAGGGCGTCGCGGTCGATGGGCGACTCCTCGCCCATCTCGAGGCCGAGGTGGCGGTCGGGGATCTCCAGGCCGGACAGCGGCGGAATCCGACCGACGTACTCGAGGCCGTCCGGGAGCGCCTCGCGGATGCCCTCGGCGTGGCGGCCGCCGTGGGCGCGCTGGGCGAGGACGCCGGCCACGTCGACGTCCCGGTCGGCCTCGGCGGCGTACTCCCGGAAGCCGAGCGCCTGCGCGGCGACGCTCTCCATGCCCGCCGCGGCGTCGACGACGAGGACCACGGGGAGGTCGAGGGTCTCGGCGACGTAGGCCGTCGAGTTCGCGCCGTCGTACAGGCCCATCATCCCCTCGACGACGCAGACGTCGCCGCCGCCCCGCCAGTAGTTGCGCCGGCAGCCGACCTCGCCGGAGAGCCACGGGTCCAGCGACCGGGAGGGGCGGTCGCAGACGACCGCGTGGTGGCTCGGGTCGATGAAGTCCGGTCCGGCCTTCGCGGGCTGGGGGTCGTACCCCTGCCGCTGGAGGGCCCGGAGGGCGGCGAGCGTCGCGACGGTCTTGCCGACGCCCGAGGCCGTGCCGGCGATGACGACGCCCTTCACGGCCGGGGCGCCTCCCGCTGGTCGTCGGCCAGCAGGTCGTCGTACACCTCGCGGACGCCGTCGCGAACCTCGGCCATCGGGAACCCGGCGCGGTCGGCGAGCGCCAGCGCGCCGCCCATGCCGACGCCCTCCTTGGCCTCGCCGCGCAGGTAGGCGGCCGTCGCGGGGTGGTCGTCGGTGAAGCCGGGGTCGGTCGCCGTCACGGAGAGGTCCAGTTCCGCGGCCGCCCGGTCCAGGTCGACGGCGGGGTCCTCGGCGACGAACGAGGTGGTGGCCAGCGACAGCCGACTGTCGTAGCCGCCGTGGCGGAGGCAGGCCGCCGCGGCGACCAGTTGCGTGCCGCCGGCCAGCGTGACGGCGGTGTCGGTCTCCAGCGCGCCCGCGGCGATCCCCGAGAGGACGGCGAGGACCGGGTCGCCGGCGCGGCGGAGCGCCACGAGCGGTTCGCCGGCGGCGTCGCCGGGTTCGAGCGTCGAGGCCTCGAGCGCCTCGGCGACGATGCGGCGCTTCAGGTCGAGGGGGTTCTCCGGGAGGGACGAGGAGACGGCGCCTCGCGCCTCGCCGCCCAGGACGTCCTCGTCCCCGAGGGCGGTCAGCACGCCCAGCGCGGTGGTCGTCCCGCCGGGGACGGTCTCGGCGAGGAACAGCTCGTCGTCCGGGAGCTTCCGGCCGAACTGGCGGGCCGCGGCGAAGGCACCCGGCGCCGAGGGCACGGGGTCCTGCTCGCGGATGTCGTCGCCCGCGCGGGCGCCGACCGTCACCGTCGGCGCGCCGGTCGGTTCGGCGAGCCCCGCGTCGACGACCGTGCAGTCGACGCCGAGTCGCTCGAGGACGGCGCGGGTCACCACGGCGGGGGTCGGACAGCCCGTCGGGGAGACGGGGACGACCGGCGCGCGGACCGGCCGGCCGTAGGCGAGGATCTCTGCGTCGGCGCTCGGCGTGTGGGCCATCGCGTCGGCGTCGGCGCCGGCGGCGCTGATGCCGTCGACGAGGGCGGTCCGGGTGGTCCCGGCGCAGCAGACGAGTCGAGTCACTACGATTGTATAGCGTCCAACCGGACTTGAGTTTGCGGGTCGGTTGTCGCCCCCGTAACGTATTTACCCGAAGCCGTTGCACTGGATGACAACCAAAGTTGCGCTAATACAAGCGCATTTGTTTCAACGACCATGACGGACGCACTCCTGCTCGTCGGGCGGCAGCACACGCGCGAGGTGGCACAGCGGCACGCGAGGCGGCTCCGGGAACGGGGCGTCGCCGACAGCGTCGCCGTCGAGACGTACGACCGCGACCCAGCGGAGCTGGACGTCGACGCCGGCGACGCCACCTACGTCGTGCCGATGGCGGTCGCGCCGGACCGCGACACCACCCGCGGCATCCCCGGGGCGCTCCCCGCGGCGCGGCACTGCCAGCCCATCGGCACCAGCCCCGCGGTGAGCCGCGCGCTCGCCGACCGCGCCGCGGCGGCGACCGCCCCCGGCGACGACGCCTCGCTCGCGCTCGTGGCCTTCGGCGACACCTCCCTGGAGGGCTCGCGGCGGACGACCGAGGACCACGCCGCCCGCCTCCGGGAGTCCGCCGCCTACGGCGAGGTGACGACCGCCTACCTGCTGCAGAACCCCGCCGCAGAGTGCGTCCGATACAACCTCTCGGGCGACCGAGCCGTCGCCGTCCCGTTCTTCCTGGCCGCCTGCGAGGAGACCGAGCGCGCCCTCCCAGAGAAGCTCGAACTCGACCGCGGCGGCCTGGCCTACGCCGACCCGCTCGGCGCCCACGAGGCCGTCACCGACGCCATCGAGGCGGAGGTCGCGAAGGCCCGCGCCATCGACGCCGGCACCGCGTCGGTCAGCCCCGTCGCCACGGACGGCGGCGGCAAGTAGCGCCGACGCCACTGTCCCCCGTCGGGTCCTCAGCCCGTTCAAGGCTTATTAGAAGGCGGTACCGAGGCAACGACATGGTCTCCGAACCGTTCGCAGGTGCTCTCCTCCAGGTCCAGACCGGTTCGTTCTCGGACCCCCTCTTCCCCCTCGGAGTCGTCGCTCTACTCGCCCTCGGCGTCCTCTTCGGCGTCGTCCGCGTGGCGATGATCCAGGGGACAGGGCAGTCCGAGGGTCCATCTCCGGACGAACTGACGAACTGCGCCGACTGCGGCGCCCGGACCCCCGTCGCTGAGGAGAACTGCGAGTACTGCGGTCGACCGGTGTCAGAGGATCGCTAAGGACCGACCCGGGATGTGGGGTCGCCGACCGTCACCGCCGCACGGCCAGGACCGACAGGTCCGAGAACGCCGTCTCCTCCTTCGAGTCGACGTCGGTCGCCAGTTCCGCCAGCGACGTCCGGGTCACCGACTCGTCGTCGTGAGTCAGCTGCTCCAGCACGAGCGCCTCGCCGTCCGCGGCGCCCGACTTGAGCAGACGGTGGGCGATACGCTCCGGCATCCAGTCGTAGGGCCGTGGCAGGACGAGCAGGTGGCGGTCGCCGACGTCCCGCTCCAGCC includes:
- the serA gene encoding phosphoglycerate dehydrogenase — translated: MKVLVTDPIADAGMDVLRDAGHEVVTDYDAEGDELLAAVADANALIVRSGTDVSREVFEAAEELVIVGRAGIGVDNIDIDAATDHGVIVANAPEGNVRAAAEHTVAMTFATARSIPQAHARLKTGEWAKGAFLGTELNGKTLGIVGLGRVGQEVAKKLDSLGMDLVAFDPYISEERAEQLGAELAELDAVLERADVLTIHTPLTSETENMIGEEELAQMEGGYLVNCARGGIVDEVALAEAVEDGVLAGAALDVFAEEPLAEDSPLLDAEDVIVTPHLGASTEAAQENVAVSTAEQVAAAFADEPVANALNAPSIDQSAFPRVEPYIHLADTAGKIAVQLLDSRVESVEVRYEGDIAGEDVELVTASALKGVFAPLELQVNAVNAPAMAEERGIEVSETKRQQAEDFQSLVTVTVSDGEEEISVDGTLFAGDDARIVRVDGYRVDAIPGGKMMVTRNTDEPGVIGHIGTVMGKYGVNIAAMFNAREIIGGEALTVYNVDEEVPDEAREELETDDRIIETRYISLNGV
- a CDS encoding cobyrinic acid a,c-diamide synthase is translated as MKGVVIAGTASGVGKTVATLAALRALQRQGYDPQPAKAGPDFIDPSHHAVVCDRPSRSLDPWLSGEVGCRRNYWRGGGDVCVVEGMMGLYDGANSTAYVAETLDLPVVLVVDAAAGMESVAAQALGFREYAAEADRDVDVAGVLAQRAHGGRHAEGIREALPDGLEYVGRIPPLSGLEIPDRHLGLEMGEESPIDRDALEDASEHVDVDRLLDLAREPLRPEPEPSRPLTDTTVAVADDAAFCFSYPATRERLRERAEVTTFSPVAGDPVPDCDGVYLPGGYPELHGAELEAGGTLDELGDRAAEGLPVLGECGGFMALCETLTDAEGATHEMAGVLPADVKMRERYQALDHVELVARDDALTADAGASVRGHEFHYSSADVAPDASFAFDVEGGDGIADGKDGLAEYRTLGTYAHVHADSGAFDTFVERL
- a CDS encoding efflux RND transporter permease subunit, which translates into the protein MKLDSFARALVYEHRRKVIAVTLATVFVLSLGLPGVVIDTTLEEFRGGTEEHAADAYVDRHLSGQAPNSTAALVVVRDDENVLTTDRYRQQLRAQQRLRNDPVVGPTLVEEQQPLGLANVVAIVAIRSDEGQDVREITVEPRPSLEAQIAAMEDLSAAERRLYTAWAVGIVMDGVDHTWPEGGPFATVPTSYEGNGKYAESTAILVSQRDDVPAEDLAAAQTRMADIVDEEVEGEAMVIGDGVIDDELRRSSFDSLGIVGPLAFLFILLVLLYAYRDVYDVALGLLGVGLVLVWTFGFMGWAGITFNQLFVAVPVLLMGLSIDYAIHVFMRYREERPPGGASDARPGAGDGGFEFGDGDDAGRPPSVRKAMGTALAGVTVALALVTATTATGFLSNVVSEVQPIRQFGVVSAVGILGAFVVFALLIPALKVELDRWLEARGHDRRQTAFGTEGGRLSAALAVPIAAARLSPKGVLAAALVVTLVAGAGAATVDTTFEQEDLLVEEVPDWMEGLGPLAPGEYTAQENIAFVDGATYIYDGTSTQILVRGDVTANDTLERVQNASDAANGTDVVLVMPDDTYGTQSPVRMMGELADDNESFAETFEAADTDGDGVPDRNLEAVYDAFYAAAPDGAGNWVHREDGEYVALRIVVPVDGTAGEPAIAEQVRSAAEPVDGDGLDATATGQPIMNQAVAENLLSTVLYSLAITLAVVLAVLMAVYRRVEGYASLGAVTLVPIALAVVWITGSMAALGIPFNVMTALITSFTIGLGIDYCIHVSERYVYELNREVGRDEALENAVLGTGGALLGSTASTAGGIAILGFALLVPLQQFGVITALTIVYAFVGSVVVLPSLLALWTEWADADPAAVPEHVQRRGQRRQQHSGE
- a CDS encoding CbiX/SirB N-terminal domain-containing protein, which codes for MTDALLLVGRQHTREVAQRHARRLRERGVADSVAVETYDRDPAELDVDAGDATYVVPMAVAPDRDTTRGIPGALPAARHCQPIGTSPAVSRALADRAAAATAPGDDASLALVAFGDTSLEGSRRTTEDHAARLRESAAYGEVTTAYLLQNPAAECVRYNLSGDRAVAVPFFLAACEETERALPEKLELDRGGLAYADPLGAHEAVTDAIEAEVAKARAIDAGTASVSPVATDGGGK
- a CDS encoding nicotinate-nucleotide--dimethylbenzimidazole phosphoribosyltransferase, with amino-acid sequence MTRLVCCAGTTRTALVDGISAAGADADAMAHTPSADAEILAYGRPVRAPVVPVSPTGCPTPAVVTRAVLERLGVDCTVVDAGLAEPTGAPTVTVGARAGDDIREQDPVPSAPGAFAAARQFGRKLPDDELFLAETVPGGTTTALGVLTALGDEDVLGGEARGAVSSSLPENPLDLKRRIVAEALEASTLEPGDAAGEPLVALRRAGDPVLAVLSGIAAGALETDTAVTLAGGTQLVAAAACLRHGGYDSRLSLATTSFVAEDPAVDLDRAAAELDLSVTATDPGFTDDHPATAAYLRGEAKEGVGMGGALALADRAGFPMAEVRDGVREVYDDLLADDQREAPRP